The Medicago truncatula cultivar Jemalong A17 chromosome 4, MtrunA17r5.0-ANR, whole genome shotgun sequence genome includes a region encoding these proteins:
- the LOC25491474 gene encoding receptor-like protein 7, with translation MRITLVSFLSFILFYCIYINIHISFVSGICLDDQQSLLLQLKNNLKFNSKSSHKLKFWNSSIDCCDWNGVACDNRGFVIGLDLSEESITGGFDNTSSLFSLQNLQKLNLAANNFSSAIPPGFNKLVMLSYLNLSYANFVGQIPLEISQLTRLVTLDISSLSYLIGQGLKLENPNLQSLVQNLTSIRQLYLDGVIISAKGHEWSNALLPLHGLEELTMSNCNLTGPLESSLSRLENLSIIILDGNNFSSPVPETFSNFRNLTTLSLESCGLTGKFPQKIFQRGTLSFIDLTFNTNLHGSFPEFPSSGDLQTLRVSMTSFSGAFPYTIGNMRHLSELDLSNSNFNGILPNSLSNLIELRYIDLSFNSFTGPIPSFGMAKNLAHLDLSHNRLSGAIPSSSHFEGLHSLVSINLRDNSINGSIPSSLFALTLLQEIQLSSNRFSKFDEFINVSSSVINTLDLSSNNLSGSFPTSIFQLRSLSVLDLSFNRLNGLLQLDELLKLRNLTALDLSYNNISINVNVENADHTSFSNISTLMLASCNLKTFPSFLRNKSRLNILDLSNNQIHGTVPNWIWKLQNLQNLNVSHNMLTDFEGPLQNITSKLIALDLHNNQLKGPIPVFPEFASYLDYSMNKFDSVIPQDISNYLAFTTFLSLSNNTLQGSIPHSLCNASNLQVLDISINRISGAIPSCLMKMTQTLVVLNLKMNNLIGTIPDVFPPSCVLRTLDLQKNNLHGQIPKSLVKCSALEVLDLAQNNIIDIFPCLLKNISTIRVIVLRKNKFYGRIGCPKTHGTWPRLQIVDLAFNNFSGKLPGKCFTTWEAMRSDENQADCKVKHVQFEVLQFGQIYYHDSVTVTSKGQQMEYVKILTVFTAVDLSSNHFEGEIPKQLFDFKALYVLNLSNNALSGQIPSSIGNLKQLESLDLSNNSLDGEIPTQISTLSFLSFLNLSFNQLSGKIPTGTQLQSFPETSFIGNEKLYGPPLPTNNSNNKIRPTTESVMKFDWQYVSTGIGFGVGAGVVFAPMMFWERGKKWSNGIIDKILMAILPLFGLVYTPVDDDEEDDTKEDPNMTDDSEYNEEEDYWSYPRLYCVFCSKFDNNKKKVIHDPNCTCFHSSPGSNSTDYSDSYSY, from the coding sequence ATGAGAATTACATTggtttcatttctttcttttattctcTTTTACTGCATATATATCAATATCCATATCTCTTTTGTCTCTGGAATATGTCTTGATGATCAACAATCATTGCTGCTTCAATTAAAGAACAAtctaaaattcaattcaaaaagTTCTCACAAACTGAAGTTCTGGAATTCAAGCATTGATTGTTGTGATTGGAATGGTGTAGCTTGTGACAATAGGGGATTTGTTATTGGTCTTGATCTGAGTGAAGAATCAATCACTGGTGGATTTGATAATACAAGTAGTCTTTTTAGTCTTCAAAATCTTCAGAAATTGAACTTGGCTGCTAACAATTTCAGTTCTGCTATTCCACCAGGATTCAACAAGTTGGTGATGTTGAGTTATCTGAATTTGTCATATGCTAACTTTGTGGGGCAGATTCCTTTAGAGATTTCTCAGCTTACAAGGTTGGTAACTCTAGATATCTCTTCTCTTAGTTATTTAATAGGACAAGGGCTGAAACTTGAGAATCCAAATCTTCAAAGCCTTGTCCAAAATCTCACAAGTATTAGGCAGTTGTATCTGGATGGTGTAATTATATCAGCAAAAGGGCATGAATGGAGCAATGCTTTGTTGCCGTTACATGGTCTAGAAGAACTGACCATGTCTAACTGTAATTTAACAGGACCTCTTGAATCATCTCTGTCAAGACTAGAGAATCTATCGATCATTATTCTCGATGGAAACAATTTTTCTTCCCCAGTGCCTGAAACATTTTCCAATTTCAGAAATTTGACTACCCTTAGTCTTGAATCATGTGGATTGACTGGTAAGTTTCCGCAGAAAATCTTCCAACGGGGAACATTGTCATTTATTGACTTAACATTCAACACCAATCTCCACGGTTCATTTCCGGAATTTCCATCCAGTGGAGATCTCCAGACCTTAAGGGTAAGTATGACAAGCTTCTCTGGAGCATTTCCATATACCATTGGTAACATGAGGCACTTATCTGAATTGGATCTTTCTAATAGCAATTTTAATGGAATACTTCCCAATTCATTGTCAAACCTTATAGAACTTAGATACATAGATTTGTCATTTAACAGCTTCACAGGTCCAATACCATCATTTGGCATGGCAAAAAACCTTGCACACTTAGACCTTTCCCATAATCGCTTAAGTGGTGCCATTCCATCATCTTCCCATTTTGAAGGACTGCATAGTCTTGTCAGCATTAACTTGCGTGATAATTCCATCAATGGGAGCATTCCTTCATCCCTTTTTGCACTCACGTTGCTACAAGAGATTCAGCTTTCATCCAATCGGTTTAGTAAATTTGACGAATTCATAAATGTGTCTTCCTCTGTAATTAACACCCTTGATTTAAGTAGCAATAATCTATCAGGGTCTTTTCCAACATCTATCTTCCAGCTTCGTTCACTTTCTGTCCTCGATCTTTCCTTTAACAGGTTGAATGGATTGCTGCAGTTAGATGAGCTTTTGAAGCTAAGAAATTTAACTGCACTAGACCTTTCATACAACAACATATCAATCAATGTGAATGTTGAAAATGCTGATCATACTTCCTTTTCCAATATTAGTACTCTAATGTTGGCATCCTGCAACCTGAAAACTTTCCCTAGTTTCTTGAGAAACAAATCCAGATTGAACATTCTAGACCTTTCAAATAATCAAATTCATGGAACAGTGCCCAACTGGATATGGAAGCTACAAAATCTTCAAAACCTTAATGTTTCTCACAATATGCTCACTGATTTTGAAGGCCCTTTGCAAAACATCACTTCAAAGTTGATAGCCCTTGACCTTCATAATAACCAATTGAAAGGTCCAATTCCTGTTTTTCCTGAATTTGCTTCTTATTTGGATTACTCAATGAACAAATTTGATTCTGTTATCCCACAAGACATCAGTAACTACCTGGCTTTCACAACTTTTCTCTCGCTCTCAAATAATACTTTACAAGGCAGTATCCCTCATTCCCTCTGCAATGCTTCAAATCTTCAAGTGCTTGATATTTCCATTAATAGAATTTCTGGAGCAATTCCCTCATGTCTAATGAAAATGACTCAAACCCTTGTggtattaaatttgaagatgaaCAATCTCATTGGTACTATTCCAGATGTGTTCCCACCTTCTTGTGTTCTAAGGACTCTTGATCTACAAAAGAATAACTTACATGGACAGATTCCAAAATCTCTTGTGAAATGCTCAGCATTAGAAGTGTTAGACCTTGCACAAAACAACATCATTGACATATTTCCATGTTTGTTGAAGAACATATCCACAATCCGTGTCATAGTCTTGCGCAAGAACAAATTCTATGGTCGCATCGGATGTCCAAAAACCCATGGAACTTGGCCCAGACTTCAGATAGTTGATCTAGCCTTTAACAACTTCAGTGGAAAACTACCCGGAAAATGCTTCACAACATGGGAGGCAATGAGGTCTGATGAAAATCAAGCTGATTGTAAGGTAAAACACGTCCAATTTGAGGTTCTCCAATTTGGCCAGATATATTATCACGATTCAGTGACAGTTACAAGCAAAGGTCAACAGATGGAGTACGTTAAAATTTTAACAGTCTTCACAGCCGTCGACCTCTCATCCAACCATTTTGAAGGCGAAATACCAAAACAGTTATTCGACTTTAAAGCACTCTATGTACTCAACTTGTCAAACAATGCACTTTCTGGCCAAATTCCATCTTCCATTGGAAATCTGAAGCAGCTTGAGTCCTTAGATCTATCAAACAACTCACTGGACGGAGAAATTCCCACACAGATTTCAACTCTTTCTTTCCTATCATTCTTGAACCTCTCTTTTAATCAACTTTCCGGAAAAATCCCAACAGGTacacaacttcaatcatttcCAGAAACTTCTTTCATTGGTAATGAAAAACTATATGGCCCTCCTTTGCCAACAAACAACAGCAACAATAAAATCCGACCGACAACAGAATCTGTCATGAAATTTGATTGGCAGTATGTATCCACTGGAATTGGTTTCGGAGTTGGAGCTGGAGTGGTTTTCGCACCAATGATGTTTTGGGAGAGAGGCAAGAAATGGAGCAATGGCATCATAGACAAAATTCTCATGGCAATTCTTCCATTATTTGGATTGGTTTATACTccagttgatgatgatgaagaagatgacaCAAAAGAGGACCCAAATATGACAGATGACAGTGAATACAATGAAGAGGAAGATTATTGGAGTTATCCAAGATTGTATTGTGTGTTTTGTTCCAAATTTGACAACAATAAGAAAAAGGTTATTCATGATCCAAATTGCACATGCTTCCACTCATCACCAGGTTCAAATTCAACAGATTATTCAGATTCATATTCTTATTAG
- the LOC25491472 gene encoding cysteine proteinase inhibitor 5 — protein sequence MRFQSLIVILVVLLASAAMNQALPGGYSPIKDLNDPHVIEIAKFAVTEYDKQKGTDLKFEKVVKGESQVVAGTNYRLTISAIHGSDSKSNSYEAIVYEKPSSEHLKKLISFIPVNA from the coding sequence ATGAGATTTCAATCCCTTATTGTTATCCTCGTTGTTTTGTTGGCCTCTGCGGCCATGAATCAAGCTTTACCAGGTGGTTATAGCCCCATCAAGGACCTCAATGATCCACACGTGATTGAAATCGCCAAGTTTGCTGTGACCGAGTACGACAAGCAAAAAGGGACAGACCTGAAGTTCGAGAAGGTCGTCAAGGGTGAATCACAAGTTGTTGCAGGGACTAACTACCGTCTCACTATTTCTGCCATCCATGGATCTGATTCTAAGTCTAACTCTTATGAAGCCATTGTGTATGAGAAGCCATCATCAGAGCATCTCAAGAAACTCATTTCCTTTATACCTGTTAATGcttaa
- the LOC25491473 gene encoding tubulin beta-1 chain, whose translation MRQILHIQGGQCGNQIGAKFWEVVCAEHGIDPTGRYTGDSDLQLERIDVYYNEASGGRFVPRAVLMDLEPGTMDSIRSGPYGQIFRPDNFVFGQSGAGNNWAKGHYTEGAELIDSVLDVVRKEAENCDCLQGFQVCHSLGGGTGSGMGTLLISKIREEYPDRMMLTFSVFPSPKVSDTVVEPYNATLSVHQLVENADEVMVLDNEALYDICFRILKLSNPSFGDLNHLISATMSGVTCCLRFPGQLNSDLRKLAVNLIPFPRLHFFMVGFAPLTSRGSQQYRTLSVPELTQQMWDAKNMMCAADPRHGRYLTASAMFRGKMSTKEVDEQMMNVQNKNSSYFVEWIPNNVKSTVCDIPPTGLKMASTFIGNSTSIQEMFRRVSEQFTAMFRRKAFLHWYTGEGMDEMEFTEAESNMNDLVAEYQQYQDATADEDEYGEEEGEEDYEQQDM comes from the exons ATGCGTCAAATTCTTCACATCCAAGGTGGCCAATGCGGTAACCAAATCGGAGCCAAATTCTGGGAAGTGGTTTGTGCTGAACATGGAATCGATCCAACCGGCCGCTACACCGGTGATTCAGATCTTCAACTTGAACGGATCGATGTGTATTACAATGAAGCAAGTGGTGGAAGATTTGTTccgagagcggttcttatggatcTTGAACCGGGTACTATGGATAGTATCCGGTCTGGACCGTATGGTCAGATCTTTAGACCGGATAATTTTGTGTTTGGTCAGAGTGGTGCTGGGAATAACTGGGCTAAAGGGCATTATACTGAAGGCGCTGAGCTTattgattctgttcttgatgtTGTTAGGAAAGAAGCTGAGAATTGTGATTGCTTGCAGG GATTTCAAGTATGCCACTCACTTGGTGGAGGAACTGGGTCTGGAATGGGAACTCTTCTGATTTCAAAGATCAGGGAAGAATACCCAGACAGGATGATGCTTACTTTCTCTGTTTTCCCTTCTCCTAAGGTTTCTGACACTGTGGTTGAACCCTACAATGCTACCCTCTCTGTTCACCAGCTTGTTGAAAATGCAGATGAGGTCATGGTTCTTGACAATGAAGCCTTGTATGACATTTGCTTCCGCATTCTGAAGCTCAGCAACCCAAGCT TTGGTGATTTGAATCATCTGATATCAGCAACTATGTCTGGTGTCACCTGTTGTTTGAGGTTCCCTGGTCAGCTGAACTCTGATCTTAGGAAGCTTGCTGTGAATCTCATTCCATTCCCGCGTCTTCACTTTTTCATGGTGGGATTTGCTCCTTTGACTTCCCGTGGCTCCCAGCAGTACAGGACTCTAAGTGTCCCTGAGCTCACTCAACAAATGTGGGATGCCAAGAACATGATGTGTGCTGCTGACCCTAGGCATGGGCGATACCTCACTGCTTCAGCCATGTTTAGAGGCAAGATGAGCACCAAGGAGGTTGATGAACAAATGATGAATGTCCAGAACAAGAACTCATCCTACTTTGTTGAATGGATTCCAAACAATGTGAAGTCTACTGTCTGTGATATTCCCCCAACAGGGTTGAAAATGGCTTCAACATTCATTGGAAACTCCACATCCATTCAGGAAATGTTCCGTAGGGTGAGTGAGCAGTTCACTGCTATGTTCAGGAGAAAGGCTTTCTTGCATTGGTACACTGGTGAAGGCATGGACGAAATGGAATTCACTGAGGCTGAGAGCAACATGAATGATCTGGTTGCTGAGTATCAACAGTACCAAGATGCCACCGCTGATGAGGATGAgtatggagaagaagaaggcgAAGAGGATTATGAGCAACAAGACATGTGA
- the LOC25491471 gene encoding uncharacterized protein translates to MTSQQEQQEESKTFPLKITVDKQSNKVVFVEATKDFVETLFSFLSLPLGTIVRLLATTDKNDRQQLSKSSPFFENIKNLYQTVQNLNSDEVWNNPLCKQMLLHPRNSCESLCMKLYLNIDDSEPSSKFYVCDSCNKFTTFRNLDCTCGKPPNRQPKNLDSEGQGNHASNGFFDTKSEQMFLVSDDLKILPSSLLNSMQMLLKSGISDSTQLEEVTQNIGKKEILNLLKYTLTSHEPLTNTILQSSSKNNDEPRNQYVNGIVTSNYKRNKMDIKVLQSRSKKKLVSAEADGDFIDFILGFLTIPLGSILKILIPNNFPRCVGNLYKSVKNLNPMSELLHPCIAPHYGCPNQPLNIFPLKFPDHYYYGIHHNDDDDDYNTIEEVISNSHVSIVNRRSVTELDPREGAVGFVKRAAFYVLGDDLEVKPLAANSFLSYLKELSLPLDDLEVAVITVGEEEAKSFLQALFTSKFTLTSVLN, encoded by the exons ATGACTTCTCAACAAGAACAACAAGAAGAGTCAAAAACGTTTCCCCTCAAAATCACGGTAGACAAACAAAGCAACAAAGTTGTTTTTGTGGAAGCAACAAAAGACTTTGTTGAGACTCTTTTCAGCTTCCTATCTTTGCCACTTGGTACCATCGTCCGCCTTTTAGCAACCACCGACAAGAATGATCGACAACAACTCTCAAAATCATCACCATTCTTTGAAAACATCAAAAACCTTTACCAAACCGTCCAAAACCTCAACTCGGACGAGGTTTGGAACAACCCCTTATGTAAGCAAATGTTGCTGCATCCGAGGAATTCATGTGAATCACTGTGCATGAAGTTGTACTTGAATATTGATGATTCTGAACCATCAAGTAAGTTTTATGTGTGTGATTCTTGTAACAAGTTTACTACTTTTCGAAACCTCGACTGCACCTGTGGAAAACCTCCTAATAGACAACCTAAGAATTTGGACTCTGAGGGTCAGGGGAATCATGCCTCTAATGGATTCTTTGATACAAAAAGTGAACAAATGTTTCTAGTGTCTGATGATTTGAAGATTTTGCCAAGTTCCTTGCTGAACTCCATGCAGATGTTGCTGAAGTCAGGGATTTCAGACTCAACTCAACTAGAGGAAGTCACACAAAACATTGGCAAGAAGGAG ATATTGAACCTCCTGAAGTATACCTTAACCTCTCATGAGCCTCTCACTAATACAATTTTGCAAAGTAGCTCAAAGAACAATGATGAACCACGTAACCAATATGTTAATGGAATAGTAACGAGCAATTATAAGAGAAATAAAATGGATATTAAAGTATTGCAAAGCAGATCTAAGAAAAAGCTCGTCAGTGCAGAAGCTGATGGAGATTTTATTGACTTCATTCTTGGCTTCCTTACCATTCCATTAGGGTccattttaaagattttaataCCCAACAATTTTCCTAGATGTGTTGGTAATTTGTACAAGAGTGTGAAGAACTTGAATCCCATGTCTGAGTTGCTCCATCCTTGTATTGCACCACACTATGGTTGTCCAAACCAACCCCTCaacatttttcctttaaaattcCCTGATCATTATTATTATGGTATTCATcacaatgatgatgatgatgattataatACAATAGAGGAAGTGATTTCTAATTCACATGTATCAATTGTTAATCGAAGAAGCGTGACTGAACTTGACCCAAGAGAAGGTGCTGTAGGATTTGTGAAGAGAGCAGCATTTTATGTGTTAGGAGATGATCTAGAAGTAAAACCACTTGCTGCTAATTCTTTTCTTTCATATCTGAAAGAATTAAGCCTTCCTCTTGATGACCTTGAAGTGGCCGTGATTACCGTTGGTGAAGAAGAG GCTAAGAGCTTCCTTCAAGCATTATTCACATCAAAATTTACCCTGACTAGTGTACTTAATTAG
- the LOC25491476 gene encoding UPF0098 protein CPn_0877/CP_0992/CPj0877/CpB0906: MASKEFRLVSPAIDKEGGVKLPRYYTHEGVGSKWNISPPLEWLNVPPKTKSLALLVQDVDTVDPTGRTVPITHWVVVNIPATLTKLPEGLSGKEDEMGDEYNGIEEGVNDWKVNLWRGPKTPNYGDRFEFKLYALDDHMHFDNQVTKEKLLDAITGHILGEAVMIATF; the protein is encoded by the exons ATGGCTAGCAAAGAATTCAGGTTGGTTTCACCAGCAATTGACAAAGAAGGAGGTGTCAAATTACCAAGATATTACACACATGAAGGCGTAGGTTCAAAGTGGAATATATCTCCACCTCTAGAATGGCTTAACGTTCCTCCCAAAACCAAGAGCCTAGCTCTTTTGGTGCAGGATGTTGACACCGTGGATCCAACTGGACGCACGGTGCCAATCACCCATTGGGTAGTGGTCAATATTCCGGCAACTTTGACAAAGTTGCCAGAAGGATTGTCGGGAAAGGAAGATGAAATGGGAGATGAGTATAATGGAATTGAAGAAGGAGTTAATGATTGGAAGGTGAATTTGTGGCGTGGTCCTAAGACTCCTAACTATGGTGATAGGTTTGAGTTTAAGCTCTATGCTTTGGATGATCATATGCACTTTGATAATCAG GTGACAAAGGAGAAGCTGTTGGATGCAATAACAGGCCATATACTTGGAGAAGCTGTAATGATTGCTACTTTCTGA
- the LOC25491475 gene encoding UPF0098 protein CPn_0877/CP_0992/CPj0877/CpB0906, giving the protein MASDGSEVFKLVSPAIANEGKLPRQFTDEGQGAKKNISPPLEWYNLPEGTKSLALVVEDIDTPDPEGPIVPWTCWVVVNIPPTIKGLPEGFSGKEEEMGGEYAGIKEGNNDLKQPGWRGPRLPTHGHRLEFKLYALDDELHLGNKVTKEKTLEAKEGHVLGEATLMAIF; this is encoded by the exons atgGCTAGTGATGGAAGTGAAGTGTTCAAGTTGGTGTCACCAGCAATAGCAAACGAAGGAAAACTACCAAGACAATTCACTGATGAAGGACAAGGAGCAAAGAAAAACATATCACCACCATTAGAATGGTACAACCTACCAGAGGGGACAAAATCTCTTGCACTTGTTGTGGAGGATATTGATACACCCGATCCAGAAGGTCCAATTGTACCGTGGACATGCTGGGTCGTGGTGAATATTCCTCCGACAATTAAAGGATTGCCGGAGGGATTTTCCGGCAAAGAGGAGGAGATGGGTGGTGAATATGCTGGGATCAAAGAAGGGAACAATGATTTAAAACAACCTGGGTGGCGTGGTCCGAGGTTGCCTACACATGGTCATAGGTTGGAGTTTAAGCTCTATGCCTTGGATGATGAGCTTCATCTGGGTAATAag GTGACTAAGGAGAAAACCTTGGAGGCCAAGGAAGGGCACGTGCTAGGAGAAGCGACTTTGATGGCTATATTCTAA
- the LOC25491477 gene encoding receptor-like protein 53, producing the protein MLNYLNFSHASFQGEIPIDISQLTNLITLDISGPKDAIKNLLTMNNQNLQKFVQNLTKIRQLYLEGITLTSEGPEWSNALLPLCELQELSMYNCDLAGPLDSSLSKLKNLSVIILDRNNFSSPVPETFANFQNLTTLSLTSCGLTGTFPQKIFQIEKLSVIDLAHNNNLHGSFPEIQLSGSLHTLRVSFTNFSGGIPHIIELSYLDLSFNSFTGPIPSFSMAKNLNHIDLSYNSLSGEVSSSFHVEGLLNLVNLDLSYNSINGSISSVLFTLPYLKSIRLSFNHFSKLEEFTIISSSILESLELRSNDQSGPFPKSILQLGSLYRLDLSSNKFTGSVQLDELFGLTSLSELHLSYNNLSISWNASNYDLLSIPNINVLGLASCNFKTFPNFLINQSGLGSLDLSDNQIHGIVPNWIWKLPYLDKLNISHNFLTNFQRPMTNHIPNLILLDLHNNQLQGPIPMFHQSVIYLDYSTNNFSSIPQDIGLVVPKSLSHCSSLKVLDIGSTQILCGFPCFLKYIPTLSVLVLRNNKFHGTIECSHSQADKHWKMIQIVDISCNNFNGKLQEKYFATWDRMMQDEVDVIPDFIHTRNKDCSYYQDSVTVSIKGQQMKFVKILAIFTAIDFSSNHFEGPIPQVLMEFKAIHVLNFSNNGISGEIPSTIGNLKQLESLDLSNNSLVGVIPVQLASLSFLSYLNLSFNHLVGKIPTGTQLQSFQASSFEGNKGLYGPLLPEKLNGNRQDELPLQPACERLACSIDWNFLSVELGFVFGLGIIICPLLFWKKWRVSYWKLADKILCRIFQRMYFEYATDR; encoded by the exons ATGTTGAATTATCTTAATTTTTCACACGCAAGCTTTCAGGGTGAGATTCCTATAGATATTTCACAGCTTACAAATTTGATTACTCTTGATATCTCTGGACCTAAAGATGCGATAAAGAACCTGTTGACAATGAACAACCAAAATCTACAAAAGTTTGTCCAAAATCTTACCAAGATTAGGCAACTGTATTTAGAAGGTATAACTCTAACATCTGAGGGACCTGAATGGAGCAATGCTTTGTTGCCGCTGTGTGAACTACAAGAGTTGAGCATGTATAACTGTGATCTAGCAGGGCCACTAGATTCTTCCCtatcaaaactaaaaaacctATCGGTCATTAttcttgataggaacaatttTTCTTCCCCCGTTCCAGAAACATTTGCCAATTTTCAAAACCTGACCACCCTTAGTCTTACATCTTGTGGATTAACAGGTACATTTCCACAAAAGATCTTTCAAATTGAAAAACTCTCCGTTATTGACTTAGCACACAACAACAATCTCCATGGTTCATTTCCAGAAATTCAGCTGAGTGGATCTCTCCACACCTTAAGGGTAAGTTTCACAAACTTCTCTGGAGGAATTCCACACATCATTG AACTAAGTTACTTGGATTTGTCATTTAACAGTTTCACAGGTCCGATACCATCATTTAGTATGGCCAAAAACCTTAACCACATAGACCTTTCTTATAATAGTTTAAGTGGTGAGGTTTCATCTTCTTTTCACGTTGAAGGACTTCTGAATCTTGTTAACCTTGACTTGAGTTATAATTCTATCAATGGTAGCATTTCATCGGTCCTTTTTACACTCCCGTATCTGAAAAGTATCCGACTTTCATTCAACCACTTCAGTAAACTTGAAGAATTCACAATCATATCTTCCTCTATATTAGAATCCCTTGAATTAAGAAGCAATGATCAATCAGGGccttttccaaaatctatatTGCAGCTTGGTTCACTTTATCGCCTTGATCTTTCGTCTAACAAGTTCACTGGATCCGTCCAATTAGATGAACTTTTTGGCCTTACAAGTTTAAGTGAACTCCATCTTTCATACAACAACTTATCAATCAGTTGGAATGCTTCAAATTATGATTTACTTTCTATTCCCAACATTAATGTTTTAGGTTTGGCATCCTGCAACTTTAAAACATTTCCTAATTTCTTGATTAACCAATCCGGATTGGGCTCTCTAGACCTTTCAGATAACCAGATTCATGGAATAGTACCAAACTGGATTTGGAAACTACCATATCTTGATAAGCTAAATATTTCTCACAATTTTCTTACTAACTTTCAAAGACCAATGACGAATCATATTCCCAACCTTATACTTCTTGACCTTCATAACAACCAGCTGCAAGGACCAATACCCATGTTTCATCAATCTGTTATTTATTTGGATTACTCAACAAACAATTTTTCTAGTATTCCACAAGATATTG GACTTGTTGTTCCGAAGTCTCTTTCCCACTGCTCATCATTAAAGGTGTTAGACATTGGATCAACCCAAATTCTTTGTGGCTTTCcatgttttttaaaatacataCCAACTCTTAGTGTATTGGTTTTACGGAACAACAAGTTTCATGGAACCATAGAATGTTCACATTCACAAGCAGATAAGCATTGGAAAATGATTCAGATTGTGGACATTTCTTGCAACAATTTCAATGGTAAGTTACAAGAAAAATACTTCGCAACTTGGGATAGAATGATGCAAGATGAAGTTGATGTTATACCAGACTTCATCCACACGCGAAACAAAGACTGCTCATACTATCAGGATAGTGTGACAGTTTCTATTAAAGGTCAGCAAATGAAGTTTGTTAAAATTCTAGCAATCTTCACAGCCATTGATTTCTCATCCAATCATTTTGAAGGACCAATACCACAGGTTCTGATGGAATTCAAAGCAATCCATGTTCTCAACTTTTCGAACAATGGTATCTCCGGTGAAATCCCATCAACTATTGGGAACCTGAAACAGTTAGAGTCATTAGACCTCTCAAATAACTCCTTGGTTGGTGTAATACCTGTGCAACTTGCAAGCTTATCATTCCTTTCTTATTTGAACCTTTCCTTCAATCATTTGGTTGGAAAGATCCCTACAGGTACTCAACTTCAGTCATTTCAAGCGTCTTCATTTGAAGGAAACAAGGGGCTATATGGACCTCTACTGCCTGAAAAACTAAATGGTAACAGGCAGGATGAGCTGCCCCTACAGCCAGCTTGTGAAAGGTTAGCTTGTTCAATTGACTGGAATTTTTTAAGTGTGGAGTTGGGATTTGTTTTTGGGCTTGGAATCATCATCTGTCCCCTCTTGTTTTGGAAGAAATGGAGAGTAAGCTATTGGAAACTCGCAGACAAAATTCTCTGTCGGATCTTCCAAAGGATGTATTTTGAATATGCAACTGATAGATGA